In Capsicum annuum cultivar UCD-10X-F1 chromosome 8, UCD10Xv1.1, whole genome shotgun sequence, the genomic window attgtttttatatttttattctatatttaaaatcttttcttgttttaAAAGTCAAATCTtaacaaaatcattgattatattcttattatgtacgttaaacttttaaaaatttggtgcttcttaaatttttcttgctctaacgcttttatatttatttttagatttttcaaatcttcttaaattcaaatttagttgatttagaattctcaaactaatggaaaaagtattttattgtCATTAATTCCACtgatttctaataaggaaaagttttatcataaatatatttaattaattttcatctcctaaatattagaaaaatagtgaaaagacaagtttgtctaaaacaaagatttttaataaaggacaaaagattcaaacaatatttttaaggtccttcacacttttaatatagtataaataaataatataactatgtttaataataatatttcattaTACTTCTTTCGTTCAATTTTACCCGTCATATTTTAAGTTGGCACAccgattaataaaaataattaataacataactattttatcatatatctatataaatttgattaGAAAATTAGTGATAAGTAAAAGCGGAGATAGTAACTGTTATATTTGTATACCATGTTATATTATATGATGATTTGTATAAAAACATTCTACTATactaatagaaaattatttaaacaaaCGACATTGTTATTGAAAAATTTAATTGTACACTAATGTTCCTTTAGTCATttagaaaagagaagaaaaagaaaaactgaaatttgCGTCAGAAATTTACTAATTTACTATTTTGTCCTCACATATCACGGCTCATTACCAAACCGCCAAGGGATAAAATAGTCTAAACAACCGACTCTCGTAGTTTCGACGCTAGCTccattgagaaaaacaaaaagacctatataaagataaaactaaaattaattgCATCACCTTTTTTCAGATAAGAAAAAAATCGAAGCTGTCTTCAGTTgtttctagggtttcattcattcaTCGTTTTCAAATTAGCAAAACCTAAGAAGCAATCATGCCGAAGAATAAGGGCAAGGGAGGAAAGAACAGGAAGAGAGGAAAGAACGAAGCAGATGATGAGAAGAGAGAGCTAGTATTCAAGGAAGATGGACAGGAATATGCACAAGTACTACGTATGTTAGGTAATGGAAGATGTGAAGCTATGTGTATTGATGGTACTAAACGTCTTTGTCATATACGTGGTAAGATGCATAAGAAGGTTTGGATCGCTGCTGGTGATATCATCCTTGTTGGTCTCCGTGATTATCAGGTTAGATCTGGGTTTTTTCTTGCAGATTTAGAATTTTTTTCGGGTATAGTTTTGGTAGTTAGTTGTTGTGTTTCGCTTATCGTTTGCTTATCGAGAGTCGATTTGACTAGTTTTTGAAGTTAAATTGGATTGGATTAGTTTagtgttttaaaattaaaatttggataTTCAATAACTGTGTAGGAAGTAGTATAAATTGCAAGTTTTGATATGGTTTGACTCTCGAAAAGGAATTTGTGGCGAGTATTTTGGAACCGAGGGAGTACTTTTAGTTGGAATTTGAGCCTTGCACTTAATTCTATCTTTATTGGCGCTGTTAAAACTGagattttctctctttatttctcgCTTTGTTATTCCTATTgaaaatttgagattttgatgGACCAAAATTGAGTGGAAAAGAATATAGAGGTTCAACTAGTACAGGATTTAGATGAAAGCATTCATTGATTGATTGAAAACTGTGTTTTTGCTTTTTCCTTGGCGTCTTTTCAGCTGTGTTTTATGTATCTGTATACGGGTTGTACGTTGTCTATAATTTATGGATTTCTTCCCCCAAAAGAAAGTTAGGTAAAAGAATGAGTAGGTGaatcatattttttgtttatgGACTGATTGTAATTTGTGTATTTGGCCAAGCTAATTTAGTTCCACTATGTTTCTGTTGTTGTAAGCCTTAAAGGACCAAGATGGTATTGTTATTTGATTATTGAGTGTCATAAGAGTATACATGTAAAGTAGTCATATTTTGTTTGTATTATATGTTGTTATTTGAGGGTCATAAACTATAAATATGAAGTCTTGATATCCTTTTTTGCTCAATGATGAATTCTGGTTATTCTACGATGTGATGCATTACAAATCTTTGATTaactatcaaaaagaaaaatgttaTGAGAGTGCGAAGAAGATTTCTGTGTTTGTAAATGTCCCTCTTTTGGATGTGAGGATCTTTTTTGTACTGTTACTTGGGTGATTAGTCACAAAATTGGGTTGCTTGTTAATGTTAGTCAGCTCTTATATAATGTGAATTTGTCTTCTGTTTTTGGGTTTTTGCCAGGATGATAAGGCTGATGTAATTCTGAAGTATATGCCAGATGAGGCAAGGTTGTTGAAGGCTTATGGAGAGTTGCCAGAGAACACTAGGCTCAATGAGGGTATTGCTAATatggatgaagaagatgataatcCTGCTGATGATTACATTGAGTTTGAAGACGACATCGACAAGATCTAAATTTCCTGGTCTTATAGTGCTGTGACGGGGGTTCTGATGGCCTCGCTAAATATTTCGTTGGAGTTTGAGTtaaataccaaaaacaaaaaagaaaagagtactTTATATCTACCGTTTGAAGTAATATGATTGTCCTTTGTGCACTAGTATTTCTGTATGAAGATTTATGCTTTTATAATACAATTGCAATAACCTGTTCTCTATTTTACTCATGCAATTCTTTATCCTTTTTATGCAATAATAGCCTATGCTGATGCTCAAAAAAGGAGGAGGAAGAGCCTTCTGAGTTGCTCTAGATTTACTAAAACCCCGCTGAACATTGAACCCGTTCCATAAGGTACAATGTGTGGTTTATTGGCGTCTTTTGGAGTGTGCGGTTTTGAGCAAGATGTTTGTAGGCTTACTAGCTATGACGAAAATCTGGAATCAGTTCTTTGTAGTTTAGTACTGCTGGATATCTCTTGCTGCCTCTGTTTATGGATTCtgaatgttaaaaaaaaaagaaacttctGTGTTCAGTCTGTGTGTGTCTGTTTCTATGCTTCTTAGACTCTTGCTCTTGGTTATAGTATTCATGCTGGAAAAGTGCCTACTCAGTTGAAACTAGCCTGTCACACTTCTCAGTGTTGCATTTTGGGGTCCTTTCCAGAGTTCTAATTCATGGGTTATATGATTACTGTCTCGTTTTGCCTTGTAATGTTCTTCAGCGATGAGACAATGACCCCAGTTTTTGCCTTCTCTTCATAGAATGCCTGCTATGTCATGGGCTGAAATGTAGTATTAACAGGTCAATCTTGCAGCATTACTGTTCTCACAAGTGATGGTCTCGTTTGAACTTTTCACAACCAGTATTACAATTTACATACATTCCAAGGTTGAACTTATGATTTTAGTCAACAACCTCACACAATTTGTGTTGAATAGCTGAATTTGGAACCTAAGCACTTTAATTTTGTTTACAACTCTTGTTTAGCTTACTGGTATCCCCAAATTGCGCTGTTCTTTTTTTTGTTGGCACTTGGCAGCAACCTGATTCCACTATCATTATCATTTGGCGTGAAGTTGTATAGTTGTATTAGTCGTTAGTTCTACTCTAGGAAGCCTATGATATAGTGATCAGCCTTCAAATACCTTCCTGCTTATTGAGAAGCTCTTCTTGACTATTGCAACAGGCGAATCAACATTAATGTTATTTTACTCTTCAGCTACTCGACATGATTTATAACATTGAGAATCTTAATAATGGATCCACTTATTACTATTTAAGTACGAAACTTTATATTCAGAGACAAAAAGAAACGAGCTTCTCAGCTAAGTAATGTCGTATAAATTGGTGGCAGCCTGGCCAGATTGAAAGGGAAACAGCTACGACTCCGATCAAGAGATACACCAACTAATACAAACCTAGTTCATACCAAGCTACGTCTCAGAAAGATGTTTGAAGGATTTTAGCTATGGCTAAGGTTTGGAATCAGTTCTCTGTAGTGTGGTGGTGCTGGATATACATTACTGCCTTTGGTTTATGGATATGCTGAATGAGTTTCTATGCTTGGTTTTCCCTGCCGGAGAAATGCCAACTCAGTTGAAATTAGTCTGTCGCCCTTCTCAGTGTTGCATTTTTGGGTTCTTTCCAGAATACTAATTCATGCATTAGAAGATTACTGTCTGGTTTCGCCTCGAAATGCTCTTAAACTATGAGACAGTGACCCCAGTTTTCGACATTTCTTCATGTTTCTATGATGCAGGCGAATATGCAGGACATTATTGGTATACTGAGATGTTCTAGTACTAAAAGCAGGTCAGTCTATATTGTTCTCATAACTGATGGTTTCATTTGAATTTCATAATCAGTATTACACACATTCCAGAGTTAACATATGATTTTAGTCCAACAACCTCGCAAAATGGATGTCGCATTTGAATGTCAGTTTTGTGCCATACATGTTTTCATTGGCATCAGTTTCATGAGCTAAAAGAGTTGTCCGTAAGATGGAAGGAAATATACAATTGCCCAAAGACTGATAAACTGTTTTTCTCCTCACCCAGTGCCTGCATATCGTCGTCATGTGTAACTATATCCAATGAGAAGAGTATGATTTTGTTTTCTAAACTAGCAATCCAAGCTCTAGAGAAAGAATAGGTTATATTCTTATCTACCGCATTACCTAATAGTAATAATGTAAGCTGGGAAAACACAAGCATAACGAACTTGCCTGAATGAAGGTGATTCAGAGTAGTCACTATAAAGTGGAATTACAAGGAGCGAAGTCCGTAAGCAAATTGTGAAACAGTGCACGGACGCACACCTGGCGTGATGTTCTCTGGGTTGGGAGGGAGGAAAATAATGTGGGGCATTCTTTTTTTGTGGTATAATCATTTAGTATTCAAAATTCATTGGTTCAAATAAGTGAAGCAAAAGCCTTATTTGTGGTATAATCATTTAGTGGTGTTTGGAAGAGATTATAAGTTGGTCAAATATCTTAGGAGTATTCGGTAATTTTGAAAAttgcttaaaaaaaaaattaattttgacttaaaaaagttaaaaataagaagttgatatttcctatttattttttctaacttaTAATCTATTcataattgatcaaataaatgatttttttgcCTTTATAATAATTGCACGTCATTTGACCATGAACCCAAAAACAGGTAGACGTACTTCTGATCCATTCTGCTTTCTGTAGTAAGTCACATTTTGTTTGTAATCATTTGATAATATATATTTtctccccctttttttttttttcgtagtTTTGCTTTAGAGTTAAAATATAAACttcatcaatattttaagatatatttttaaattatattacaaaaataaatttttaatttataatacttttcatataaattgtaaatatttaaattttaattttaaaatattaaattaatctaatttcatttaactttaaaaattagtcaACTAAACTCTCAAATCCTCAATTCATACGGATAAGTTAGCAATTCGCGACTTTAGATAAGTTCATTCAGTCTTCTCTCTCAATTAAAAAATGTAATAATTACGACGTGAGATAACACATAAGTAAAGGaaagaatattttcttttttctctcttttccttttttattggTCTGAAAATTAGTATCTTTTCACATTTAGCAACAATACAAttctgaatttttattttaatcttgATGAAATGATTTATTCATGAAATTattagatatatagatatatatatattaattttaatttgaatcattttagaaataaaaattaataataattaactctACATATTGTTAACAGCTGAAGGGTATTTCAGACATAAAAGCACTTGTtgaccaaacacatcaacaatttttttttcagtttcaacacttttatccaaacacgtaactaactgcttatttttaaaagagtaaatacataattacccctcTAATGTTGGTCgtgattttcaaaaagacacctaaactttgaattcgacctattactctacgattcttctttattccgTTCCAAATTTACCATTTTGGAcctctgcgtgtatacacgcacCACAAGCGCGTGAAAGTgctcaaaattgacttttttgaccaataaaAAGCTGCcacatataaataattaatatgtaatttatattttttttaaaaggaaaaaaattaatatttatttatttttttaaattacctAGTACCCCCAAAAcccaccctttcttcttcaacaccttcaacaccattaaaacttcattgaaacttttttttttgtttaaatatcattaaaactCAATCAAAGCTCAACACAAAGTCTTTTTTaacacaatatcttcttcaacaccattaaagctcctccattaaaGGTctattgaaactttttttttttttttaaattctttaaaactccattaaagctcctccatttaaactcatttaactatctttaaaactcaattcaatcatttaactatccttaaaactcaattcaatcataaaacaattttttgaattgatttgaacaaaaaaaaaatggacgTGAAGCGGGGGGCGTAGGGAGAGATACTGGTAGGGTGGGGGTGTTGAAtggagggtgggggtgggggtggaggggaGCTGCTGGATGTCGGGGTTGGGAGGAGGGTGTAGGACAGAAAATATTATGACGACGACACCAACAAGAATATATCCGGTGTATTTCTATGAGTCAAgtttggagagggtagagtgtccACAGACCTTACCCTTACTTCGTGgagatagagaggctatttccaaaaaaaaaaaaaccgccTCAAATATATGTTAGACGTTATGATTGCAAAATGATAAGTCTGATGTTCGGAACATCTCCAAAATCTCAGGAATTCTATGCAAATTAGACGTAGAAAAGGCCTATGATCACTTCAACTAGGATTTCCTATAGAACCAAAAATACGAAAATCCAACTCCTCCCCATTAGGTCTCCATAGCAGATCTGACTCATCCGTGGATGGTACCACCTTGCCCAGCGTTCTTCAACCAACAATGTAACCGTTTCACTCGTAAAAGGTGAACGGAAGGGgttaaagaaaaaatgaacaCCATTTCACTCGTAACAACTTTCTTTTTCTCGTTTCCAGGCATAACAATCAGAGCACTATCAGATTATAGTTTTGGTACTTCCGAAAGTCgaaccatcatcatcaatatttgaTAAATGCGCCCTTTAGTTTGTGGAACTTCATGGTCTTTTGGGAAAAGAAACATTTTATTAGATTCGGTACAAAGAAAATGTTCTTCAACAAGCCGCGTAAAGTTGAATTTCATTGTTTCTTTAACTAAAGAAAAGGATTCCTTTCCCAAATCCttcctaccccccccccccccccccacacacacacaaagGAAGGAAACTCAGCATTGAACCGTAAAGTTAATGCATCAATAAAGAAAGGCATGCAGTCCAGTTACCATTGTCAAAAAAACAGGCATATAATAATGATACGAAAAGAattatcaataacaacaacatacccagtgtattcccacatagtggggtctggggagggtagagtctACCCAGACCATACCACGACCTTAGGTGAAGTAAAGAGACTGTTTTTGATAAACCCTCGGCTTAGGACAGTAaaccaaacacaaaagataaatacatataaactagtacggtacgcaaaataaactaacagtataacaaacaccaaagataagtgcatataaactagtacggtatgcaaaataGCCACACgataatactacagccacaacaccacgaacaagaaactccagacaAAAGAACCGCTCCCCTACTATTATCGACGCACTCCCACTCCCTAACCCTCTACCCCAATCCGcatctccacaccttcctatcaagggtcatatcctccgtaagctgtaactgctccatatcatgcctaatcacctcgctccaatatttcttcggtctacctctacccctcctaaaatcatccatagtcaGTGTCTCACACATCCGCACTGGAGCATTAGAACCCCTCATCATCTTGTGttcgaaccaacgtaacctcactactcgcatcttgttctccaccgaggcaactcccaccttctctcgaataatctcattactcaccctatctttcttggtatgtccacacatctatcgcaacattctcatctccaccaccttcaacttttgaatgtggAACTTTTTAACTggtcaacactccgctccatacaacatagccagtcggactaccactctgtagaacttacctttaaacttcggggcaccttcttatcacataaaactcacgaagcgagcctccatttcaaccactctgccccaatacgatgcgtgacatcctcatcaatctcaccattgccctgaatcatagacctcagatacttaaaactctccctcttctgaatggcctgagagtccagcttcacaaccactcgAGCCTCCTGAGAcacatcactgaacttacacttcAAGTACTtcgtcttggttctacttaactGAAATCCTTCAGCCTCAAACGTCTGTCTCAAAATCTCCTATTTATCATTAACTTCACCCCGAGTCTCGTCAACCAgtaccacatcatctgcaaataacatacaccaagatacctctccttgaatatgtcgcatcaaaacatccatcaccaaggaaaataaaaataggctaagatTCGACCCctagtgcaaccctatcaaaactgggAAGTGCTCCAAATCTCCACCTACTATCCTCACACAAGTCTTTGCACCATCATATATATCCTGAATCGATCTAGTGtacgccacgggcacccctctagcctccaagcacctccacagaatctcgcTGGGAACTCagtcatatgccttctcaagatcaataaataaCATGTGCAAGTCCGTCTTCCTCTCTCGAAATTGTTCCACTAATGTCCTCGCAAGGTGAATGCCTTAGTGGTCGAGCGATCCGGcatgaaaccaaactgattcttagAAGAGGGCGctcaaattttcatctttttcagtTCTATTACACTTGTTTCAGTCTTGAAGGTTCAACATGTTATTGGCTTTTTCCCACCCGCCCTTTCTACTGAATAAGGTTCCTTGTGCATGATCAAGGGATGCATAGTGATAGTCCTGGTAGTtactaatttctattttttccacAGGAAAGAGAGACATTAAAGCCAAAGCTTTGGAAGTggttgaagaaaaagagaaagtagAAGACGAGCAAAGAAGCTGTGAAGCGCGAATAAGTACAACATGTGATTGGAAGGAAACAGGCTGAGGTAAGGAGGAGAGAAAAACGAAAGATAAAGGAAAATAACGCGAGTAGAAGAAGCAAGGCAACAGCAGAGGATGTAGAGACAATAAACTCCTACGAAAGGAGCGGATAAAGATCAAAGGAATTCCCAGTGTCGAATGCAGCAATCTTCCTATTTGGAAATCCGTCTTTTCTGCCTCTATGTTGTGAATCTGATCTAATTTTGATCATCTTAGCTGTAAGACGAAAAGATGATGGCTTAAAAGAAAAGTAACAGTAACGTGAAAAAGTTTCGAACTGGAAATAGAGAAGAGTTGGAAAAAAACTTTAAGAAGGAATTTGCTGAACCCAAGCCAGCTGAATTATTgagaaatgattcatatcaagcaaCAATATTAGCAGGAGGATGTCAAGTTTCTGACAACTCTACTGATCATGAAAGGGCGATGCATCCCCATAGCATTTTCTACCATGCCATCAAGCTCAATTCATTTAAAGTTCTTTTCCAAATCATGCCAGTGAATGTATGATTTACACCCCAATAGTTGCTACATTTTAAAT contains:
- the LOC107839243 gene encoding eukaryotic translation initiation factor 1A; the encoded protein is MPKNKGKGGKNRKRGKNEADDEKRELVFKEDGQEYAQVLRMLGNGRCEAMCIDGTKRLCHIRGKMHKKVWIAAGDIILVGLRDYQDDKADVILKYMPDEARLLKAYGELPENTRLNEGIANMDEEDDNPADDYIEFEDDIDKI